Proteins encoded together in one Ictidomys tridecemlineatus isolate mIctTri1 chromosome 3, mIctTri1.hap1, whole genome shotgun sequence window:
- the Polr2a gene encoding DNA-directed RNA polymerase II subunit RPB1 isoform X1, with protein sequence MHGGGPPSGDSACPLRTIKRVQFGVLSPDELKRMSVTEGGIKYPETTEGGRPKLGGLMDPRQGVIERTGRCQTCAGNMTECPGHFGHIELAKPVFHVGFLVKTMKVLRCVCFFCSKLLVDSNNPKIKDILAKSKGQPKKRLTHVYDLCKGKNICEGGEEMDNKFGVEQPEGDEDLTKEKGHGGCGRYQPRIRRSGLELYAEWKHVNEDSQEKKILLSPERVHEIFKRISDEECFVLGMEPRYARPEWMIVTVLPVPPLSVRPAVVMQGSARNQDDLTHKLADIVKINNQLRRNEQNGAAAHVIAEDVKLLQFHVATMVDNELPGLPRAMQKSGRPLKSLKQRLKGKEGRVRGNLMGKRVDFSARTVITPDPNLSIDQVGVPRSIAANMTFAEIVTPFNIDRLQELVRRGNSQYPGAKYIIRDNGDRIDLRFHPKPSDLHLQTGYKVERHMCDGDIVIFNRQPTLHKMSMMGHRVRILPWSTFRLNLSVTTPYNADFDGDEMNLHLPQSLETRAEIQELAMVPRMIVTPQSNRPVMGIVQDTLTAVRKFTKRDVFLERGEVMNLLMFLSTWDGKVPQPAILKPRPLWTGKQIFSLIIPGHINCIRTHSTHPDDEDSGPYKHISPGDTKVVVENGELIMGILCKKSLGTSAGSLVHISYLEMGHDITRLFYSNIQTVINNWLLIEGHTIGIGDSIADSKTYQDIQNTIKKAKQDVIEVIEKAHNNELEPTPGNTLRQTFENQVNRILNDARDKTGSSAQKSLSEYNNFKSMVVSGAKGSKINISQVIAVVGQQNVEGKRIPFGFKHRTLPHFIKDDYGPESRGFVENSYLAGLTPTEFFFHAMGGREGLIDTAVKTAETGYIQRRLIKSMESVMVKYDATVRNSINQVVQLRYGEDGLAGESVEFQNLATLKPSNKAFEKKFRFDYTNERALRRTLQEDLVKDVLSNAHIQNELEREFERMREDREVLRVIFPTGDSKVVLPCNLLRMIWNAQKIFHINPRLPSDLHPIKVVEGVKELSKKLVIVNGDDPLSRQAQENATLLFNIHLRSTLCSRRMAEEFRLSGEAFDWLLGEIESKFNQAIAHPGEMVGALAAQSLGEPATQMTLNTFHYAGVSAKNVTLGVPRLKELINISKKPKTPSLTVFLLGQSARDAERAKDILCRLEHTTLRKVTANTAIYYDPNPQSTVVAEDQEWVNVYYEMPDFDVARISPWLLRVELDRKHMTDRKLTMEQIAEKINAGFGDDLNCIFNDDNAEKLVLRIRIMNSDENKMQEEEEVVDKMDDDVFLRCIESNMLTDMTLQGIEQISKVYMHLPQTDNKKKIIITEDGEFKALQEWILETDGVSLMRVLSEKDVDPVRTTSNDIVEIFTVLGIEAVRKALERELYHVISFDGSYVNYRHLALLCDTMTCRGHLMAITRHGVNRQDTGPLMKCSFEETVDVLMEAAAHGESDPMKGVSENIMLGQLAPAGTGCFDLLLDAEKCKYGMEIPTNIPGLGAAGPTGMFFGSAPSPMGGISPAMTPWNQGATPAYGAWSPSVGSGMTPGAAGFSPSAASDASGFSPGYSPAWSPTPGSPGSPGPSSPYIPSPGGAMSPSYSPTSPAYEPRSPGGYTPQSPSYSPTSPSYSPTSPSYSPTSPNYSPTSPSYSPTSPSYSPTSPSYSPTSPSYSPTSPSYSPTSPSYSPTSPSYSPTSPSYSPTSPSYSPTSPSYSPTSPSYSPTSPSYSPTSPSYSPTSPSYSPTSPSYSPTSPNYSPTSPNYTPTSPSYSPTSPSYSPTSPNYTPTSPNYSPTSPSYSPTSPSYSPTSPSYSPSSPRYTPQSPTYTPSSPSYSPSSPSYSPTSPKYTPTSPSYSPSSPEYTPTSPKYSPTSPKYSPTSPKYSPTSPTYSPTTPKYSPTSPTYSPTSPVYTPTSPKYSPTSPTYSPTSPKYSPTSPTYSPTSPKGSTYSPTSPGYSPTSPTYSLTSPAISPDDSDEEN encoded by the exons TAAGCTTGGGGGACTAATGGATCCAAGGCAGGGAGTGATTGAAAGGACCGGTCGCTGTCAAACCTGTGCAG GGAACATGACAGAATGTCCTGGGCACTTTGGCCACATCGAACTGGCCAAGCCTGTGTTTCACGTGGGCTTCCTGGTGAAGACGATGAAGGTTTTGCGTTGTGtctgcttcttttgttccaaacTGCTTGTGGACTCT AACAACCCAAAGATCAAGGACATCCTGGCCAAATCCAAGGGGCAGCCCAAGAAGAGGCTCACACATGTCTACGACCTTTGCAAGGGCAAAAACATCTGTGAGGGTGGGGAGGAGATGGACAACAAGTTCGGTGTGGAGCAGCCTGAGGGTGATGAGGATCTGACCAAAGAGAAG GGCCATGGTGGCTGTGGGCGGTATCAACCCCGGATCCGTCGCTCAGGCTTGGAGCTGTATGCTGAGTGGAAACATGTTAATGAGGATTCTCAGGAGAAGAAGATCCTGCTGAGTCCAGAACGAGTGCATGAGATTTTCAAGCGCATCTCGGACGAGGAGTGTTTTGTGCTGGGCATGGAGCCCCGCTACGCTAGGCCTGAGTGGATGATTGTCACAGTGCTGCCTGTCCCCCCACTCTCAGTGCGGCCTGCTGTAGTGATGCAAGGCTCTGCCCGCAACCAG GATGATTTGACTCACAAACTGGCTGACATCGTGAAGATCAACAATCAGCTACGTAGAAATGAACAGAATGGGGCAGCAGCCCATGTCATTGCAGAGGATGTGAAGCTCCTTCAGTTCCATGTAGCCACCATGGTGGACAATGAGCTGCCTGGCTTGCCCCGT GCCATGCAGAAGTCTGGACGTCCTCTCAAGTCCCTGAAGCAGCGCTTGAAGGGCAAGGAAGGCCGGGTGCGAGGGAACTTGATGGGCAAGCGAGTGGACTTCTCAGCCCGCACTGTCATCACCCCTGACCCCAACCTATCCATTGACCAAGTTGGCGTGCCCCGCTCCATTGCTGCCAATATGACCTTTGCAGAGATTGTCACCCCCTTCAACATTGACAG actTCAGGAACTAGTACGCAGGGGAAATAGCCAGTACCCAGGAGCCAAATATATAATCCGAGACAATGGCGATCGAATTGACTTGCGTTTCCATCCCAAGCCCAGTGACCTTCACCTACAGACTGGCTATAAG GTGGAACGGCATATGTGTGATGGAGACATTGTTATCTTCAATCGGCAGCCAACCTTGCACAAAATGTCCATGATGGGTCATCGGGTTCGCATCCTCCCTTGGTCTACGTTTCGCTTGAATCTTAG TGTAACGACTCCGTACAATGCAGACTTTGATGGGGATGAGATGAACTTGCACCTGCCACAGTCTCTGGAGACCAGGGCAGAGATCCAGGAGCTGGCCATGGTGCCCCGTATGATTGTCACTCCTCAGAGCAATCGACCCGTCATGGGCATCGTGCAGGATACACTCACTGCAGTGCGCAAATTCACTAAGAGAGATGTCTTCCTGGAGCGG GGTGAAGTAATGAACCTCCTAATGTTCCTATCCACATGGGATGGGAAGGTCCCTCAGCCAGCCATCCTCAAGCCCCGGCCCCTGTGGACAGGCAAACAGATCTTCTCTCTCATCATACCTGGCCATATCAATTGTATCCGTACTCATAGTACCCATCCTGATGACGAGGACAGTGGCCCTTACAAGCATATCTCTCCTGGGGACACCAAG GTTGTAGTGGAGAATGGGGAGCTGATCATGGGCATTCTGTGTAAGAAGTCTCTGGGCACCTCGGCTGGCTCCTTGGTCCACATCTCCTACCTAGAGATGGGTCATGACATTACTCGTCTCTTCTACTCCAATATTCAGACTGTCATTAACAACTGGCTCCTCATTGAGG GTCATACCATTGGCATTGGGGACTCTATTGCTGATTCTAAGACTTATCAGGACATTCAGAACACTATTAAGAAGGCCAAACAAGATGTAatagag GTCATTGAGAAGGCTCATAATAATGAGCTGGAGCCCACTCCAGGGAACACATTGCGTCAGACTTTTGAAAACCAAGTGAATCGCATTCTCAATGATGCTCGAGACAAGACTGGCTCCTCGGCCCAGAAATCCTTGTCTGAATACAACAACTTCAAGTCTATGGTGGTGTCAGGAGCTAAAGGTTCCAAGATCAACATCTCACAG GTTATTGCTGTTGTGGGGCAGCAGAACGTGGAGGGCAAGCGGATCCCATTTGGGTTCAAGCACCGGACTTTGCCTCACTTCATCAAGGATGATTATGGACCTGAGAGTCGTGGCTTTGTGGAGAACTCTTACCTAGCTGGCCTCACACCAACTGAGTTTTTCTTCCATGCCATGGGGGGTCGAGAGGGGCTCATCGACACAGCTGTCAAGACTGCTGAGACTG GGTATATCCAGCGGCGTCTGATCAAGTCCATGGAGTCAGTGATGGTGAAATATGATGCAACTGTGCGGAACTCCATCAACCAGGTGGTGCAGCTGCGCTATGGCGAGGATGGCCTGGCAGGAGAGAGTGTTGAATTTCAGAACCTAGCTACGCTGAAACCTTCTAACAAGGCTTTTGAGAAGAA GTTCCGCTTTGATTATACGAATGAGAGGGCCTTGCGGCGAACTCTGCAGGAGGATCTGGTAAAGGATGTGCTGAGCAATGCACATATACAGAACGAGCTGGAACGGGAATTTGAAAGGATGCGTGAGGATCGGGAGGTGCTTAGGGTCATCTTCCCGACTGGTGACAGCAAG GTTGTTCTCCCCTGTAACCTTCTGCGAATGATCTGGAATGCTCAGAAAATCTTTCACATCAACCCTCGCCTTCCCTCTGATCTGCACCCCATCAAAGTGGTAGAGG GAGTCAAGGAATTGAGCAAGAAGCTGGTGATTGTGAATGGGGATGACCCACTAAGCCGGCAGGCTCAGGAGAATGCCACACTGCTCTTCAACATCCACCTGCGATCCACACTATGCTCCCGCCGCATGGCTGAGGAGTTTCGGCTCAGTGGAGAGGCTTTTGACTGGCTGCTTGGGGAGATTGAATCCAAGTTCAATCAGGCCATT GCCCATCCTGGGGAAATGGTGGGAGCTCTGGCTGCACAGTCCCTTGGAGAACCTGCTACCCAGATGACCTTGAATACTTTTCATTATGCTGGTGTGTCTGCCAAGAATGTGACCCTGGGAGTACCCCGACTTAAGGAGCTCATCAACATTTCTAAGAAGCCAAAGACCCCATCACTCACTGTCTTCCTGCTGGGCCAGTCTGCTCGAGATGCTGAGAGGGCCAAG GACATTCTGTGCCGCCTAGAGCATACAACATTGAGGAAGGTGACTGCCAACACAGCCATTTACTATGACCCCAATCCCCAAAGCACAGTGGTGGCAGAGGATCAGGAGTGGGTGAATGTCTACTATGAAATGCCTGACTTTGATGTGGCCCGAATCTCCCCCTGGTTGTTGCGGGTGGAGCTGGACCGGAAGCACATGACTGACCGGAAGCTGACTATGGAGCAGATTGCTGAAAAGATTAATGCTG GTTTTGGTGATGACTTGAATTGCATCTTTAATGATGATAATGCAGAAAAGCTGGTCCTTCGTATACGTATTATGAACAGTGATGAAAACAAGATGCAAGAG gaagaagaggtGGTAGACAAGATGGATGATGATGTCTTCTTGCGCTGCATTGAATCTAACATGCTGACAGATATGACCCTGCAGGGCATCGAGCAGATCAGCAAG GTGTACATGCACTTGCCACAGACTGACAACAAGAAGAAGATCATCATCACGGAGGACGGGGAATTCAAGGCCCTGCAGGAGTGGATCCTGGAGACGGATGGTGTCAGCTTGATGCGGGTATTGAGCGAGAAAGATGTGGACCCTGTGCGCACCACTTCCAATGACATTGTGGAAATCTTCACG GTGCTGGGCATTGAGGCTGTACGGAAGGCTCTGGAGCGGGAGCTGTACCATGTCATCTCCTTTGATGGTTCCTATGTCAATTACCGGCATTTGGCGCTCTTGTGTGATACCATGACCTGTCGTGGCCACTTGATGGCCATTACCCGACATGGAGTCAACCGCCAGGACACTGGACCTCTCATGAAATGTTCCTTTGAGGAAACG GTGGATGTGCTTATGGAAGCAGCTGCCCATGGGGAAAGTGACCCCATGAAGGGGGTGTCTGAGAATATTATGCTGGGCCAGCTAGCTCCAGCTGGCACTGGCTGTTTTGATCTCCTACTTGATGCAGAGAAGTGCAAGTATGGAATGGAGATCCCCACCAACATCCCTGGCTTGGGGGCTGCTGGAC CCACTGGCATGTTCTTCGGCTCAGCACCCAGTCCCATGGGAGGAATTTCTCCTGCCATGACACCCTGGAACCAGGGTGCAACCCCAGCCTATGGCGCCTGGTCCCCAAGTGTTG GGAGTGGGATGACCCCAGGAGCAGCTGGCTTTTCTCCCAGTGCTGCTTCAGATGCCAGTGGTTTCAGCCCAGGTTACTCTCCTGCCTGGTCTCCCACACCAGGCTCTCCAGGCTCTCCTGGCCCTTCAAGCCCATACATCCCTTCTCCAG GTGGTGCCATGTCACCCAGCTACTCGCCAACATCACCTGCTTACGAGCCTCGCTCCCCTGGGGGCTACACACCCCAGAGTCCCTCATATTCCCCCACTTCACCTTCCTACTCCCCTACCTCTCCATCCTATTCTCCAACCAGTCCCAACTATAGCCCCACGTCACCCAGCTACTCCCCAACCTCTCCCAGTTACTCCCCAACATCTCCTAGTTATTCGCCAACCTCTCCCAGCTACTCACCAACCTCTCCCAGCTATTCGCCAACATCGCCAAGCTATTCGCCAACATCACCCAGCTACTCCCCAACCTCTCCCAGCTACTCGCCAACGTCTCCCAGCTATTCACCAACATCTCCTAGTTACTCACCAACTTCACCCAGCTACTCTCCCACTTCCCCTAGCTATTCACCAACATCTCCCAGCTACTCGCCTACATCTCCAAGCTACTCACCAACTTCCCCAAGTTACTCACCCACCAGTCCAAACTACTCTCCAACCAGTCCTAATTATACCCCAACGTCACCTAGCTACAGCCCAACATCACCCAGCTACTCGCCTACTAGTCCCAACTACACACCAACTAGCCCTAACTACAGCCCTACCTCTCCAAGCTACTCCCCAACTTCACCCAGCTATTCACCAACCTCACCAAGCTATTCCCCCTCAAGCCCACGGTacacaccacagtctccaacttatacCCCAAGCTCTCCCAGCTATAGCCCTAGCTCTCCTAGCTACAGCCCTACATCTCCCAAGTATACCCCAACCAGTCCTTCCTACAGTCCTAGCTCACCAGAGTATACCCCAACCTCTCCTAAGTACTCGCCTACCAGCCCCAAATATTCACCCACTTCTCCCAAGTACTCTCCTACCAGCCCCACCTATTCACCCACTACTCCAAAGTATTCACCAACATCTCCTACTTACTCACCAACGTCTCCAGTTTATACCCCAACCTCCCCCAAGTATTCACCTACTAGCCCCACTTATTCACCAACCTCCCCCAAGTACTCACCCACCAGCCCTACCTACTCGCCCACCTCCCCTAAAGGCTCTACCTACTCTCCCACTTCCCCTGGCTACTCACCCACCAGCCCCACCTACAGCCTCACCAGCCCAGCCATCAGCCCGGATGACAGTGATGAGGAGAATTGA